The sequence GCGTATCTTATAACCGTCCCGTTAACTTCTTCAGGTAATTCAAACTCGTTTTTACCCTTCACGTTATACCATTTCTTGAACACGAGCGTCCCGTTGTCCATGAAACCCCAGATTCCCAGTCCAGTTCCGGTTGCGTTTTCAAAATGGAAAATTACCCTGCCGTTTGCCTTCTCCACCCTCACGTTTGGGTGTTTAAGTTTCAGGATTTTTACAAATCCCCCGTCGGAATAAACCAGCTCGTAAGGCTCTTTGGGCGTTATGAAAAGCTTTGCCAGAGTTGTGTTGAAGGCTTCCTCGTTCATAAAAACCGCATACTTGTAATTAAGGTTTATGTAAAGGTAGGTGTTGGAGTTTGAGTTTGTGAGGTTTGGCTTCATCACTCTGCCTTGATACTCCACGTAAAGCTCCTTTGGCATTAGCACGTTCCCGTTGATGTTTGCTATCGCACTCCACTCGTTCCCGGGCTTCACCACTATTCTGTAATTCCCCTTCTGGAATACCAAAGCTCCAATCTCGGAGGTAAGCGGCAAGACGAGAAGCCCGTACTTTTCGGTAATGTTGTACTTCGGATGGCTATCTGCAGTTTCGACTATCGCCCTAAACTTGAGGAAGTCATAATAGCTCACAACAACGTAGTCCACTCCCAAGTTTATAGCCCAGTTTTCATCGAGCTTGCCGAGATAATAAAGGGCTACGCCAGAATTTGGACTCCCCTGGGCTATTGGGCTTCTTCTTGCGTAATAAGTCACCCAGTGACCGTAGTCCCACCAAGCTAAAACTATATCGTTTTCATTTGAATGATTCCCTAAATAAAGCAAGGCATTCTCCCAGTTTTTATTCATGAAAGGCTTCTCTGCCAAAACCCTTTCAAGTCCCAAACCCGCACTTGTTACCGGAACCACAACGAGCAGAAGCACCGAAAGGGCCAGCGCCTTTCTATAATCAAACTTCGACTTTACCCTAGGATAAATTGTATCATGCAGGGAAACTACCCCTACTCCAGCCATTGTTGCAATTGCCATAGACCCGATGAAAAGGAACCTCGTCCAAGTGTAGACCATGTAAAGGCTTGGCAGAATAAGACCCAAGAGAAGGAAATCGGGAAGTTTGGCTTTTCTCGAGGCAAAGCGAAGGAGGAAAAGAGGACACAAAAACACCAAAATGCTGTAAGCTGCCCAGATGTCGCTAAACGTCGAATGCCTTGTCTCAAGAATTGGCGCTTCTTTGAAAATTCCGAATCCAGAGGAAAGCTCCTTAAGTGCCTCAAACCTAGCGAAAAGCAGATAAACTCCGATGATTGAAAGCATAACCACTATTAGAGCTCTCTGCTTTCTATCTTTCAGGACTCTCGAGAGGAGGAACAACACAAGAATTCCTGCAAGTGCTAAAGGCACTAGATACTTCAAGTGAACAACCAAATAAACGTCTTTGATTGCTCCTAATTCAATTCCAAGTTTCTCTGCAGTCTTCTTAGCCAGCCAATTACTTCCTCCGAGCATGCAGTATCCAAAATATTTTCCTAAATAGTTGGCCAGAATTGTCCCGAAAGCCGTTGAAACTGCCAAAAGCCCAGAATCTAGGAGGTATTTGTCTCTTCCCATAATGAAAGCCCCAAAGGCCAAAAGAATGGCATTCCCAAGAAGGAATATGAATATTGGGTAGTAAGCCTGCCAGAATATCGAGGCTAAGCCGCTTGCAAAGGCTGGAATTAAATAAAAGGCAAGTCTCTTATATCTCCATTTTCTTCTGGTCTTTGTTAAAGCCAATGAAATTCCAAACAAAGCCATCGAATACCAGAAGAGCATGTAGTTATCTCCTCTATAATAGTTTGCCATCGACCTAAAAATGTGCCCAAAGCTTACCGCAAGGAATAGCCCCGAGAAGAACGCCTCTTTCTCTCCATAAAAATTAAGCATGGCAAGATAAAGGAAAACTATCGTTAGAACACCGAAAATCACCGGTGTAATTCTGAAAGCGTCGTAAAGGGAAACTCCAAAAACACTCAAAAACTTATAAACATAAGCCGGGGTCATCCAAAGCCCAAGAGGATGGAAATTTTTAATCTGAAATCCCCAAGGCCCACCAGCAATAGTGAAAAAGTTAAACCACTTCCCAGCCTTCAAAGCCTCCTCAATATAAGCTAAATGAAAATAAGGATCATAACCAAACATGTACTCATACCTTAAGGGAACTAGCCTCATAATAAGCGCAATTACAGTTATTATGGGCAAAGCCACTTTAGGCCTAAAGATGTCCTCAGGTTTCATCACACTCGCCAGCCTATATTTTTCCTCACAACTCACTTAAACATTTCCACTTTCTTGACTTCTCTCTTTAAGCTCAGCAAGAGGAACATCATGCTCAACCCAGCCATAAGCGAAACCTGGTTCTCAACGGTGTAAAGGTACTCATACCTGAGCCTTAAAACCACCATCAAGCCCACAACCACTAAAACAAAAACAACTACTCTCAAATCAAGGAAAACTTTCATATCTGGCTTTTTGAAGTTATAACTCCCCCTAAACTCCACCCCGACCAAAACCTCCCTAAGAACCATTAAAGAAGGCAAAACACCAAGCAAAAGAACTTTAATTGCCTCAAAAGACAGGAAATCCTTCACAAAAACATCATTCATCAACCAAATAGCATAGAAGAAATAAGCAAGAAGACCCAAGTCTTTGCTCTTCCTCGCTAACAAATAAACTAATGGTATCAAAACAACGGCCTTGGCCCTTAAAAGCAAGCTCCCTATTATCGCTATTACTCCCCAGATCATCTCAGCTCCCTCGCTATCTCCCTAAGGTAATCGCTCGGGCCCAGATCAATAGTAGGAACCAAAGCGTTGAACTTCCTAACCGTCTTCTCCCTCTCCAGATACCTTTCGTACAAAAACCTCAACGTCTCTTCATTAATATCTCTACCGTAAAACAGTATTGGGTTGGGGGAGAGCACAACTATCTTGTGCTTCTTCCTTAGTATAAGCATTAACCTGTAAAGCAGGGACGTATGCCCCATCAAATCACTAATAACTATCAGATAAGAAGGATCCTTTATGTTGAGCAGGGCCTCACCAAGCCCACTCCTCTTCCTCGGGAAGAGCTTCCCCATGAACTTCCTACCCTTCTCGCTGAACCTCAAGGTTAAGGTGCTCTTCAAGCTCATCAGCCCTTTCTCCTGCCTGAACCTCACCGCAGCCCTTATTTTATTCATCTGCTCCCTTCCCCTAGATGGCCTAACGACCCTAACGCCCCTGTCATCGTATATGATAAGCCCCACCTTGTAGTTCTTCTTCAAAAGAACCGTCGCCAAGTGCAGAACCAGAGTTGAGGCATAGTCTATCTTGGCCTTCTTGAGCCCCTTCCTCATCTCCCTTGTTGCATCCAATACAAGGTAAACGTTCCCTTCCTGCTCCTTCATGAAGACCCTGACTATGAGCTCTCCCAAACGGGATGAGGCCTTCCAGTCTATCCTCCTCAAGTCATCCCCCGGTAGATACTCTCTCAAGCCCTCGAGCTCCAAGCTCTCCAGCCCAAGGAAGACGCTCTTCTTGTAGGCCTCGCCAAGCCTTATGTTGTAGTCCTCTTTAGCCGCTTCCCTTATGGAATCAACCGAGGGGATCACATCGAGCTTGTACTTGCCAACACTCAATTCCTCAAAGTAGAGCTCGTTCAAATCATAAATCTCCAGTTCCAGTGAAACTTCATACTCTCCCTTCTTCTCTGGAATAAGAAATAAATCGATAAACTTCTCTTCCCCAGACTTCAGAACGTAAGTTCCCCCATCTTCAATCCTCACGTTTAAAACAGGGCCGCTCTTAACCCTAACCTTTACATCGCTCCCAAGGTTCTTGACCTTCAAAACAACCCTTGCCTTTTTACCTTCCTCAACAGTTTTTGGAAACTCAACGTCAACTTTTATCTCCGGCTTAAAATCCCTTCTGGTTTTTAAGATATACAGAGCTAGGCCTAGGCCAAAAAGAGCACTAAAAACGTTTGAGGCCAAATACCCATGGGCAAAGCCTATGCCCGAAAGAGTCCACAGAAGATCTTCTCTTTTCATACAGGCACCTCTACCTCGTCAAGGATATCCCTTATGACGTCTTCGCTCTTAACACCTTCAATTTCGTAATCTGCCCTAACAATAAGCCTGTGGCTCAAAACACTTGGTGCAATTTCCTTTATGTCGTCCGGTATGACGTAGTCCCTCCCCCTTAGGAAGGCTAAGGCCTTTGAGGCATAGAGGAGATGTTCAGCAGCCCTTGGAGAGGCTCCAACTAAAAGCCTATCGTCTTTTCTAGTTCTGGCGATTATCTGATAAAGATACTCCAGAACCTCCTCACTTGTTTTGACCTTTTTAACCTGAGCCATTAAAGCCAGAATCTGGGTTGGGGTGAACCTCTGCTTTACTTCTCTAAACTCTCCTCTGTCCTTTCTAAGCAGCATCTCAAGCTCTTCCTCTTTATCGGGATAGCCCACTTTTATCTCCATCATAAACCTGTCGATCTGGGCCTCCGGTAAAGTATAAACTCCCTCGAACTCCAGCGGATTTTTGGTCGCTATCACAAGGAAAGGCCTTGGCAATGAAAGGGTTTTCCCCTCTATCGTTACCTGGCCTTCTTGCATCGCCTCAAGCAAAGCGGATTGAGTCTTTGGCTGGGCTCTGTTAATTTCATCGGCCAAAACTACGTTGGCAAATATGGGCCCCTTCTTTATCTTGAACTGACCAATCTTTTGGTCGTAGTAAACGGTTCCGATTATATCAGCAGGCAATAAATCAGGTGTAAGCTGAATCCTCGAAAATTCCAAACCAATGGCATGTGCAAAGCTCTTCGCTATTGTAGTCTTCGCAACTCCCGGAATCCCCTCAAGGATCACGTGCCCCTCGGCCAATAAAGCTACAGCCAAAAGCTCTATAACATCATCTTTCCCAACAACAGCGTTGTGAATTTCATCTTTGAGCTTTTCAAGGAACTCTTTACCGTTCATTTTAACCACCCAGCTTTTTTCCGGTGTTTATCTCCCTTATTATCTTCCTGAGAACCTTCTCATCATAGCCCTCTTTCTTTAACTCCTCTATCACATCGTCCAAACTTTTTTCTTCTTCCTTAAAGACTTTGCCCAGTATGAAATTCACAGTCCTACTTATTCCCTCCAAGGCCAAGCCGCTCTCAATGAAAATAGCTAAAACTGCCACCCCCAAAATCACGTAAAATGCCTTCATTTTGTCCAAGCTTCTTCTGATAACCACAGTTCCCATGGAATAAGGATTGAAGCTCGCGTGATGAGCTTCGTCGATGTAAATCACATCTGCCTTTATGTAGCGCACGAAGTTCCTTATGAAGGGCTCGTTCATCTCGAACATGTCGTTTATGAAGACGCTCGGGTCCGAGAAGAGGATTATCCTCCCGTTCCCGTATTCGAGCTCGCTCATTATTGGGAGCTGCCTCTGGTTGTTCCCTATTATAGCCACTTTGCTCGTGTATATTGAGCCGTTGGCCCCGACTATTACCGATGGAACGTTAAGCGTCAGCTTATCAACCCCAACGCCAAGCTGTGGGTCTAAGATCCTCACGACCTCAGGGAAGTTGTAGTTCTTCGAGTAGAAGACGTCAATGGGAATAAGGCTCGTAAACCTGGCCGTTAAGTTTAGCCCCACCAAAATATCATTTCCCGTACCGAAGTCGTCTATCAAAACAAGCGTGCCGCCGTTCTCCAGGAACTTCTTAACTTCCTCAACCTCAAGGGGAGAATAACCCAGATTCGGTCCAAGGATTAAAAGAACACCTTCTTTCTCGCCAAGGCCAAAGGAGTTATACGAAGTTATCACAGGAACAACCTTCGTCTCCTCATACAAGAGCTTTCCAAACTCTGAGGCACCGTTCCACCTCGTGTTGAAAACGCTGAACTCAGCGCTTGTGTGGAATACAGGTATGGCTAAAGGCATCACAATGAGAAAGATACCAAATGCCATGAGTATAATGTAGACGGCCCTCCTCATAACTCCTCCCTCACTATGAAGGACACTATAAGCCCGGCTATATGCCTCAAGTAGTCCAGAACCTCACGCCTTCTGAGAGGCTTCTTACCATAAAAGTGCTTCTCGTAAAGAACCGTGACTTTTTCCAGGTGGTATGCAAAAGCCTCCTTCCTCAACCTGTTCACAAGCTCCCTGGGCGTTAGGCTGGGCTTTAGACCATAGTGCTTGATGAGCTTCTCGTAAACCTCCCTGTACATCTCCCTGAAAGACTTTAATTTCCTTTCCACTTCTTGTTCTTCAATCTTCCATGCCTCTTCAAGGGCCTTCAACAGCTTCACGAACTCCTCATCGCTTATACCTCTTCTCCTTCTTATGTAAACTTTCCTTGCCAGATACCCGATGCCGCCAAAGAGGACAAGAACCATAACAAAGAGTATTAACTCAAATATGGAAAACTCGGTACCTCCAATGTTTACGGTATTTTCAGCTTCCTCTTCCCCACCCACCGTCTCAACCGGGTATTCAAGGAACACAACCCCAAGGGAGGCAGAACTACCTGCATAAATCTCACTACCGATATAGGTAACGTTTAATAGCTTCTTCCCGGCCTCGTTGCTCGTAACGTTGAACGAAAACCTCCCATCGCTTGAAGTTACCAATGAAAACCTCTCACCATCAAACTCCCCAAAGACCTCTTCACCTTTTAAGGGCCTCCCGTAATAGTCAAGGAGCAGGCCTTTAACCGTTATGCTCTCGTTTACGTAGGCACTTCCCCTGGAAGAGAGTACTATCTTAGTGGGCACCTTCAACACATTAACCACAAGAACGTTTGATTTCACGACGCTCCCGTTCTTTAATCCGGTTGCAAAGACCTCATACTTGCCAACCTTATCAAAGGAATACACGTAGGAAAATCTGCCCCCCTTAACCCTCAAAGCTATGGTTTGGTTCTCAATATGGAGGTAAACATTCTCAAAGCCCGGAGCATAGCCATAAAAGGTGACGTTCTCATAAACATAAGGGTTAAGGTTCGAGGCGTAGAGTGTTATGGACGCAGGAACTAGCACAACTTGGTTTTCCTCGAGAAATTCTTCAAAACCAATTGGTTCTCCGTTTTTTTCTTTTTCTTTGATAATCTCCTGCACTTCTTCAGGGGTTAAAACTTTATAAGCACTCAAAACCCTCTCATAGCCGGAATACATCTTCTTAATCTTCTCAAGCTTCTCTCTGAGGGATGATGTATCGAGCGTTAAGGTGCTGTTGTCCTCATCAACGAACTCAAAGGTATCAATCACATCAAGGGCCTTCTCGGCACTTGAGATTCCTTCCTTCACCATTTCCAAACCTAGGGTTGCATTAACGTAGGCATAGTAGTCTCTCATCTCTTTGACGACCTCGATGTTGTCTAAGAAGAGCCTCTGGCCGAGGGCTATCTTCTTCAAACCATTACCGAGCTCCAGAAAAGGAGGCAAATACTTTTCAACCTTTGACTCTATCCCAAAGGACTTGTAAAACTCCACCTCTTCCCTAGTCGTGTTCAGCTTTGCCTCAACGCTATTCGCGTAATATATGCTCTCGTTGTCCTCGGCAATTACCTTGTCAAGAGCCATCTCAGAGTAGAGGAGGATAATTCTAAAATGGATATAAATCCCCTTATCGTTCTCGTAGGCCTTTTCGTACTCAAGATGCCTTTCCATGGCTAATCCAAAGCCGCTGAAAATCAGGAGCGTGAGGATGATTAAAGCAGCTACTCTCATTTCCCTCAAATCAAAGAAAATGATAAACATTTTAAAGTTAATGGTTTTAAATTGAGGGGGAGGTAAAATTATGAGAGTGGAGAGGATAGCCAGTGCTTCTCTAGCGGGCATTGGAACTTTTCTCATCATCTATGGGGCGATAAATTCCAATCAGAGCTTAGTTAATCTGGGCTTTGCCGGACTGTTTCTGGGTTTTGTAGTCCTAACGTTCAAATCTAAAGAATACGTCAAGAGAGAGGCCCTCGACAACCTAATACTCCCCTACATAGAGACCCTCCGCCGTATGGTAAGGGATCTGGGCCTTGAAGGCAACGCGCTGTACATACCCCCATACGAGAACATGCCCGAAGGAGGGACTTTTATCCCCCTGCACAAGGACTTTGACCTCGACCTTGGGAGGATGGACGAGGAGACGGTTTTCTTAACCAACGTGGCCAATGAGAGGCAGATGGGTCTTTTGATAAGGCCAACTGGTGCCGACCTTGTCAAGAAGTTTGAAGAGCACTTTGAAAGCACTTTGGACGGAAGCGGCTCCTCGGCAGTTGAAAGCGTTGCATCTTCTGTCTTGAGAGCCCTTGACCTTGCCAGAGGTGTCCACATAGACGAAAGTGAAGGGGGGTTTAGGATAATCGTAAAGCCAACAAACATTGAGATATGTAGGGCGAGCATAGAGGACTGCAACCAAACGGCCTGTCCAGTGTGTTCGTCTATTCTATTGGCCCTTGCAAAAGGCACAGGTGAGGTTTTGGAGAGCGAGGACTTTAATATGGGAGAGCATGGAATCGAGATAAAGGCCAAAAAGCTCGGGGGAGTAATAGAATGGACGTAGAAGACTATATCCTGCTCTTCCTCTCAATCTGGGTTCTCATCTCGGCTTTAGCTACAGGGAGTGTAGATGTATTTCTCACCTTAACCCTCATTGGGCTTTTGATAACCCTTGAAGTTGGGGGCTTATTCTTAAGCAAGGAGCAGAAGGAAAACTTAAAACCTCTGGTCGAGCTTCTGCTCGTGATATTCGCCATAATAGTGATGAAAAAAGTCTACGAGGTTTTGAGTGGATGAACCAAACCCGTTTTAATGTCTTTTTTGGCAAAGCTGGAGCCAGATACAGCCAAAATGATATATCCAAAAATTGGATAATCCTGTTAGTGGATTATGAATGAAGTTCTATGACCAAGAGAGGGAACTTGAAGTTCTAGAAAAGCTTTAGCCTTACAAATACTTTGTTCTTTTGAAAGCCTCGTCCTTCAGGGTAGGGATGTAGGTGAAAGTTAGTCTTCAACAACCACAACATCAAGGTTCTCAAAATGCCTATCAAAAGTATAAATTTCTTTAATGCCCAACTCCTTCATTTTAAGATACGCCAAAGCATCATTTACACTTACGTTTTTCTCCCTTGCTGTTAAGACAGCCTTTAGATAATCTTCCATCGTGACAGATACTATTTTAACATTTTCCGCTGTTAGAAGTTCTTCTAGGAACTCTAGAGCAGTTGTTAAGTTGGCCTTCGCCTCGAGAATGTTTGCGACCTCACTAAGGTGAACGACCGTCGTAGTGACCTCTTCCCCTTCTTGGACTCTTTGAAGAATCTTTTTTGCCTTCTTTTTCCTATCAAGAATTTGAGGGCTGAGGTTGTTTTTTGGTTTTATTATGGCATATAGAAAAACATTGGCATCTATGAATCTCATATTAAATCCTCCAGCAGTTCCTTTTCGAGGTCTTCTCCCTTAATTTCAACTTCAACCATATCAAAAAATCTGGACAAGTTGGGCTTCTTTCTCGGTAGTATCTCTATTCTATCGTCCAGTTCAATTAAAATGATCTCATCACCCCATTTATCACGCCACTCTTTGGGAATGACTACCCTACCTTGTCTATCAATTCTCTTAATTTCCATTATCATATAATTGTCACCATTTTCTTATCGTAATTCCACATTAATAAGATTTGTGGTAGAACTTTCTAGGCCTTCAAGAGTCCCCTTGAGCAGGTGACGTCAAAAGTGTAGAGAATAACCTACTCTACTACAGAGCTGACCTTCTCCCCTCCCTAAAGGAGGCGTAAAAAGAAAAAATCAGCTAAAAATGCAAGAAACACTATTATACCACCTGACTCACAATTTCCAAAAGTTCTTTGGCGAACCTCAAAACGAACTCCGCTTCTTCTTCATCAACTAAAGCCCCCTCCATACTGGACATTGTGCCTTGAAATCCCGAGTTTATCTAGAATGTCCATAAGCTCCACTATTTTGGGATTACTTCTGTACAGTTCCCTAACAGCAATAACTAAACACTGATGGCTTCTTTCTTTATATCCCTTTGCAAAGAGTAGGGCCCTCACCGAATGAAATGCGGAATTATAAGCGGCTATTTCAACCATAACGTAGTCGCCAATTTCAAATGTTCTTTCTGCAGATTTTAGGAACCGTCTTGCAATCTCTATTGAACTTTTCACCCTTTCTATTGCTGAAGGATCGTGCTTTATTAATCCTCTCCTCAAACACTCCTCAAACTTCATAATGGAGCCCCGTTTCCTCCTGCACCTATTTTTGTTTTAAACACTGACTAATCACTACTAATGAGTTCTTGTGGTGCAGGAGGTTGGCCTCAACCGTTAAGTTCACGGGAACCACCGGCTCCTCCCCCAACGGTTCACGGGCCTTCGGGCTGAACGGAAACAGCCCCAACAAGTTCAGCACAGCAACAAAATCCCTGTCTGCAGAAAACCCGCAAACGGGACACTCGAAAACCCTCCGACGCAGAGCGCCATCACCGGGTTTAATCTTAAACGCCCCACAACGAGGACAAACCTGAGAAGAATACGCTGGATTCACAAAAACAAGGGGAACGCCAAACTCAACCGCCTTCTCGAAAACAAACCGCTGGAACCCGTTCATACCAATATTGTGGAGCGTGTTCCTCAGCCTCTTCTCGTTCTTCTTCCTCTTCTTGGTAACCTTCTGATTGAAATTCTTGGGGACGGCCTCAAGAACAATCGTAGCGTTCAACTCTCTGGCAACTTCGACTAGTCTCTTCGCCAACTTCCTCTGCAAGTCAACTCTCCTATCCATCTTCCTCCGTCCAAACTTCCTGAGGAGTCCCTTCCCCTTCTTCGAAGGCAGTTTTCTTTTCCAGCCAGTTAAGTGAGACTCCTGAGTTCTTGTCCTCACGTCAGAATAAAACCTCGTCAGTCTTCCAAAATCCGTTCTAACCTGAATTAAAAACTCCTGAGTGCCGAAAGAAACGTTGTCTGCATTGTAATCCACGCTGAGGAAACGCCCAGTAACTTTGGGTTCATCGAACTCTTTCTCGAAGACGAAATACGCAAGGATTTTCCGCTCTTCCTCAGCAATACGGAGTTTCACGCCGGCCTTGACCTTCCAGCCCTCGTTGAGGTATTTAAAGAAGAGTTTGTGAGGTTTTAAAGGAAGTTTTATCCGCCCACGTTTCGTGGTTAGGCCGATTATGAGAATTCTTCTCCCGTTTCTAAGAGTGTTGAACTGTGGAAACCTCTTGTAATCCCACAGAACGTCGTCCAGCCAGAGAGAAACGTTCCTGATTTCTGGTTTCTCTGTTCTGGCCCTTCCCTTCTTCTTCAGTTCGAGAAAACTCCTTGCCCTTGTCGTGGCATCCTGACAAACAGTGTAATAGTAATGGGTTGGTAAGTCGTGTTCTTCCTTGAGTTTTTCATAAAAGCGTTTTCTAAGTTTCAGGTGGCTCTTCACCTTGTTCGCGACGGCGTAATTTGTCAGAAACTTCAGAATTTCCAAGTATTCATCATAAACTTCTTTTATCGTTTCGAACTTTTTTCTCGTGAGTGGATAACTTTCGAGGACGATTGTTCTGGTCAGTTTCACTCGTTTTCAACCTCCGTGAGGAGTTTTTTGAACCCTTGGACAAATTTCTTATTCTTATGACTCCTCAACCCATAAAGTCTTCCCGCGAAACTGGTTATTATTGCAATCAAGTCTTCCACGAGTTCTTCTTTCGGGGTTTTGTCCTTCTTGAAGACTGTTTCAATCCTCACGTTGTAGGCTGTGAAGAGTTCTTCCAAGTATTTGAATCCGAATCGTGTGAGCCTGTCAGGGTAAGTTACGATGAGAACATCGTACTCCTTGTTTTTTGCTAAATTGATTAGTTTTTTGAGGCCTTTCCTGTTTTCGTTTAGTCCAGAGGCAACTTCCTTAACCTCATCCACGATTTGGTAGCCTTTGCTGGTAGCGTATTGTTCGAGGGTTTTGAGTTGGGTTTCTAAGTCTTCCTTCTGGTCTCTTCTTGAGACTCTAGCGTAGAGGATTGCCCTTGTTATTTCTGTTCTTTTGCCAAGTAGTTTTTGGACTTCTTCTTCTGGAATTCTGTAGTCTCGGCCTATTTTGATGGCCTTGATTTTTCCAGCGTGGATCCAGCGGATTATGGTGACTTTATTGTAATTGAGGAGTTCCGCAACCTCTGAAGGTTTGTAAAACTTGGGCATTACTGACACCTAAGTATTAGTATGCAACGAAAATATCTAAATCTTTCGAAAGATACTACTCAAAGAACAGCCTGTAAATTTTTTAAAGTGCTCTAGTCTTTCGTTCATTATAACAAACGATTTCACTTAACTTGAAATTAACACGTTAGCATAGGGAAAACCGTTTTAAGCATTCTCATTCCTTTAGTATTGGTGATTAAATGAACCTAAGAGATTACTGGGATTTGATAACGATCATTGCGCTCTCAATCTTCCTTGACTTCCTCATCGCTTTCTATCCCGAAAGCCTGCTTAGAAAAGCCCTTGGTCTGGCTTTTGTACTCTTCTTCC comes from Thermococcus aggregans and encodes:
- a CDS encoding Ig-like domain-containing protein, whose product is MRVAALIILTLLIFSGFGLAMERHLEYEKAYENDKGIYIHFRIILLYSEMALDKVIAEDNESIYYANSVEAKLNTTREEVEFYKSFGIESKVEKYLPPFLELGNGLKKIALGQRLFLDNIEVVKEMRDYYAYVNATLGLEMVKEGISSAEKALDVIDTFEFVDEDNSTLTLDTSSLREKLEKIKKMYSGYERVLSAYKVLTPEEVQEIIKEKEKNGEPIGFEEFLEENQVVLVPASITLYASNLNPYVYENVTFYGYAPGFENVYLHIENQTIALRVKGGRFSYVYSFDKVGKYEVFATGLKNGSVVKSNVLVVNVLKVPTKIVLSSRGSAYVNESITVKGLLLDYYGRPLKGEEVFGEFDGERFSLVTSSDGRFSFNVTSNEAGKKLLNVTYIGSEIYAGSSASLGVVFLEYPVETVGGEEEAENTVNIGGTEFSIFELILFVMVLVLFGGIGYLARKVYIRRRRGISDEEFVKLLKALEEAWKIEEQEVERKLKSFREMYREVYEKLIKHYGLKPSLTPRELVNRLRKEAFAYHLEKVTVLYEKHFYGKKPLRRREVLDYLRHIAGLIVSFIVREEL
- a CDS encoding AAA family ATPase, yielding MNGKEFLEKLKDEIHNAVVGKDDVIELLAVALLAEGHVILEGIPGVAKTTIAKSFAHAIGLEFSRIQLTPDLLPADIIGTVYYDQKIGQFKIKKGPIFANVVLADEINRAQPKTQSALLEAMQEGQVTIEGKTLSLPRPFLVIATKNPLEFEGVYTLPEAQIDRFMMEIKVGYPDKEEELEMLLRKDRGEFREVKQRFTPTQILALMAQVKKVKTSEEVLEYLYQIIARTRKDDRLLVGASPRAAEHLLYASKALAFLRGRDYVIPDDIKEIAPSVLSHRLIVRADYEIEGVKSEDVIRDILDEVEVPV
- a CDS encoding STT3 domain-containing protein; translation: MKPEDIFRPKVALPIITVIALIMRLVPLRYEYMFGYDPYFHLAYIEEALKAGKWFNFFTIAGGPWGFQIKNFHPLGLWMTPAYVYKFLSVFGVSLYDAFRITPVIFGVLTIVFLYLAMLNFYGEKEAFFSGLFLAVSFGHIFRSMANYYRGDNYMLFWYSMALFGISLALTKTRRKWRYKRLAFYLIPAFASGLASIFWQAYYPIFIFLLGNAILLAFGAFIMGRDKYLLDSGLLAVSTAFGTILANYLGKYFGYCMLGGSNWLAKKTAEKLGIELGAIKDVYLVVHLKYLVPLALAGILVLFLLSRVLKDRKQRALIVVMLSIIGVYLLFARFEALKELSSGFGIFKEAPILETRHSTFSDIWAAYSILVFLCPLFLLRFASRKAKLPDFLLLGLILPSLYMVYTWTRFLFIGSMAIATMAGVGVVSLHDTIYPRVKSKFDYRKALALSVLLLVVVPVTSAGLGLERVLAEKPFMNKNWENALLYLGNHSNENDIVLAWWDYGHWVTYYARRSPIAQGSPNSGVALYYLGKLDENWAINLGVDYVVVSYYDFLKFRAIVETADSHPKYNITEKYGLLVLPLTSEIGALVFQKGNYRIVVKPGNEWSAIANINGNVLMPKELYVEYQGRVMKPNLTNSNSNTYLYINLNYKYAVFMNEEAFNTTLAKLFITPKEPYELVYSDGGFVKILKLKHPNVRVEKANGRVIFHFENATGTGLGIWGFMDNGTLVFKKWYNVKGKNEFELPEEVNGTVIRYAYAVGKKIVDRGIFRRG
- a CDS encoding HEPN domain-containing protein; translated protein: MKFEECLRRGLIKHDPSAIERVKSSIEIARRFLKSAERTFEIGDYVMVEIAAYNSAFHSVRALLFAKGYKERSHQCLVIAVRELYRSNPKIVELMDILDKLGISRHNVQYGGGFS
- a CDS encoding DUF58 domain-containing protein, translated to MKREDLLWTLSGIGFAHGYLASNVFSALFGLGLALYILKTRRDFKPEIKVDVEFPKTVEEGKKARVVLKVKNLGSDVKVRVKSGPVLNVRIEDGGTYVLKSGEEKFIDLFLIPEKKGEYEVSLELEIYDLNELYFEELSVGKYKLDVIPSVDSIREAAKEDYNIRLGEAYKKSVFLGLESLELEGLREYLPGDDLRRIDWKASSRLGELIVRVFMKEQEGNVYLVLDATREMRKGLKKAKIDYASTLVLHLATVLLKKNYKVGLIIYDDRGVRVVRPSRGREQMNKIRAAVRFRQEKGLMSLKSTLTLRFSEKGRKFMGKLFPRKRSGLGEALLNIKDPSYLIVISDLMGHTSLLYRLMLILRKKHKIVVLSPNPILFYGRDINEETLRFLYERYLEREKTVRKFNALVPTIDLGPSDYLREIARELR
- a CDS encoding AbrB/MazE/SpoVT family DNA-binding domain-containing protein; its protein translation is MIMEIKRIDRQGRVVIPKEWRDKWGDEIILIELDDRIEILPRKKPNLSRFFDMVEVEIKGEDLEKELLEDLI
- a CDS encoding DUF4350 domain-containing protein, encoding MRRAVYIILMAFGIFLIVMPLAIPVFHTSAEFSVFNTRWNGASEFGKLLYEETKVVPVITSYNSFGLGEKEGVLLILGPNLGYSPLEVEEVKKFLENGGTLVLIDDFGTGNDILVGLNLTARFTSLIPIDVFYSKNYNFPEVVRILDPQLGVGVDKLTLNVPSVIVGANGSIYTSKVAIIGNNQRQLPIMSELEYGNGRIILFSDPSVFINDMFEMNEPFIRNFVRYIKADVIYIDEAHHASFNPYSMGTVVIRRSLDKMKAFYVILGVAVLAIFIESGLALEGISRTVNFILGKVFKEEEKSLDDVIEELKKEGYDEKVLRKIIREINTGKKLGG
- a CDS encoding type II toxin-antitoxin system VapC family toxin, yielding MRFIDANVFLYAIIKPKNNLSPQILDRKKKAKKILQRVQEGEEVTTTVVHLSEVANILEAKANLTTALEFLEELLTAENVKIVSVTMEDYLKAVLTAREKNVSVNDALAYLKMKELGIKEIYTFDRHFENLDVVVVED